CAATCTTCAATACCTTTCATGGATGCACATTTTACCAAGATAACTAGACCTGATCCAAGCACGCAATCAGGCACCTATACAGATTGTACACTGATCAAAGACGTAGAGTTTTGCTGTGACCAGTTCCGGGTGTTTTCAAAAAAGCTTCCATCCTGGAGCTATGAAAAGGGTAGATTCACAATAGTAGATGAGATAACCTATGATGGGCAGACTCAAACCGTGATTAACTACTGTCCGTTTTGTGGTAAGAAAATAAAATACAAAGAGATCAAATCAAAAACTCGGACGCGTTAATCCCGTCCTGGGTTATCTTTATCCACCTATTGCGGCCTATCTTTTCCACCTTGATGAATTTCCATTCGTCTTCTAACGGTTGTATGATGTTCTTGTCAAGACTTGCAAAGCGCGCTTGAGTCAGGTTCTCCTCTTTTGCATTCACGGAAATCAGATTCTCTTTTTCCGCAATCTCTGCCATCTGTTTTTTTGTCAGTCTCCCACTGTTTTCCTGGATTATCCTCAACGCTGAAATCAGCTCTTGCTTTGGCGTGTGAATCTGGTAGGTGGGAATCTGCATGAGATTCTTCACACCATATGACATCTGTTTTCCAGCAAACCCCGGATACTCTGCGGCCTCTGCATAAAATGGTATGACGTTGTTCTCATTGAACATCATGCATGCCATCATCAGTCCAATTGCCTGTATCTTGGAGCCGGATGCTAGATTCACATAGATGGTATTGCCTCTTTCAGACTCGATTATCTTTTTGACCGATTTTATTATCTTGAACAAGTCCAATCTGTCGTGATGCTCCTTTACGACTTTGATCTGTTCTTTTTGCAGCTGCTTTTGGATTTTTTCAACATACGGGGTCGCCTTGTCAGCACCTGGCTTGTCGTGGACTAGTAGCCAGACCTTGTCAGCCTTCATGTTCTTTGCAGAAATGACCACCCTGTCTATCTCAAAGCCGACTGGCGCTATGTGGACTCGCAGGGCGGAGAGGTTACTCATAATGGTATCTACAGTATGCATACTATTGTGATGTTATATAATAATTTCTAAAACTGAACCATTCCATGAACAAAACAACATACTATCCAAGAATCATCAGGGAGTTTGACGACCATGATGAGCCAATGATCTACGGGTCGTAGCCATGAAATGCTCAGAAAAACGGGTCATCTTGGAGCAACTGGAACAGGAGCTGAAAAGCCACCAGAAAAAGTACCAGTATCACAAGAGGATATCCGAAGGGTATTCTGAACTGATCCAAAAGACGCAGCAAAAGCTTGCAGAGTGGGAAGGAAATGCTTTCTGAAGAACAGGTAAGGAAACTACTCTCCGACATCAAAACCGCATATCTTGTAGGCTACTTTAACGAGGATCTGGACACAGAGGCAGAGAAATGGGGACAAATACAGATCCTTGAATGGATTCTCTCAAAATGACTATGTGTTCTTTGCGCGCTCGTGTTCTTCTAGCATGACTTGCTTGATTTTTTCATACTTGTCACAACTATAACATATGGCAGTTCTATCTTCTTCGTATCTTGGCAGCTTGCCGTTATCATCAAAGTATGACTGTAGCCCTTCATCGGTAAATCCGTACTTTATGTTCAAATCCGTGACAAATCGTATCATCTCGGTTCTTGGCAGGGATGCATACTTGATGTACTCTTTTTGCGCCTCTAGGTATGTTCCGCCGTTATTCAGTATGGTCTCCTTTGCCTGAGTCGCAATTCGTATCTTTTCGTTCATGAAATTGAACTGATCCCAGTAAATTGGGGCGTACGTTGCGTTGACTCGGTTTACAAAGCTGGAAAATGCGTTCTTTGGAGTGTATTCGATGTACTTTTTGTTAAATGACGATAGATCCTTTTCCAGCTCCGCTTTTGCCAGGGCGCGCTGCTCTTCTACGAACTTTTCATGCTCTGTCTGTATCTTTTTGCCGGACTGTAGTTCTGCAAGTATCTTTTTTGATAGCTCGATGTTTTTTAAGATCTGGCTTGCAGTCGGATTTTTCTTTATCTCATCACCTGTTATGGTGGTGGAATTGTACGCCTGCGCAAACGCATCAATGTTATAAAATGACACCAAGAACAACGCCGCTATGCCAAACAATCCAAAATGCGCCGTTTTCTGCCAAGCCATTCTAAATTTGGCTAAATTTCATCAAAATAAAGCCTTGGGGAACATTATTACCTAAACCTGGGCACGATTTTCGTGTTATTTCGTCTCTGACGGCTCGTCATCGTCAAGCTTTTCGTCTATCTTTTTCTGCATCTCCTTGTAGCGATCATATTTTTTGGCCCATTTTGACAGGACGATCCACTGCCTGATCCCAATTCCAAGCCACACCGCAGATATTGCAAACGGGATTATCCTGTGCAGATAGAATTTGGGCTTTGGGTTTTCACGCTCTGTGTTTTCGCTTGCCTCAAACGGCGGGTCGTAGATTGCCATCGTAATCAAGAACATTATTGGCGGAATTATCATTATTGTTAGGACCATTACAATGAACATCTTTTTTGTCTTGTTTAACTGCAGAATTATCTCATCCATCGTCTTGAAGATGTTGCCCTTGTCGGAATCGCTCATGTATGCCCTCCCTCATGGGATTCGCTTAAAAACCATGTTGTAACTAAGTTACTCATCAGAATCCTTCCTTGGGAACAGCTCCTCATATGGTTCCAGTACTGCCTTTAGTATGTCGTTGCCCTTTTGCGATATCTTGTACTTTATGATGCTCTTGCTCCCCCACGGTTCCTCCACCCTGACTATGATGTCTTTTTTGACCATGTCGTCCAGTATGCCCCTGTGCTTTACGTTGTTCAACCCACAGTAGCTCATAAGCTTGCTCTGGTTCAGCTCGCCATGCTCGTACAACTTCAACAAAATATCCTTTCTGATGTAGATCCTGTCTCTGTATTCATGAACCAGTTGACTTCACTAAAGATACCTGATTGTCAGATATAACTCTCATCTATACTATACGTGTAGAAAACGTATCCTCAGTTCGATTATCTATGACGCCCGGCTTTGTACAACATGACTAATCTGCAATCTGATTTTCCTGGTACATTTGACGAATCTACCAATTTTGTTATTACTAAAAGACAACATTCCAAAACATTGGAGAGAGCCCATAACCTTGCCGACCATGCGGGAGTCATCAGCTCTCCAATATTTTTTACCACCGTTTCAAAAATGTCATAATTGGCAATGATTTATCTATGATGCATACCGACTATTCTCGTGGAATTTGATTTTTCTCAAATCCAAAAACTAGTTCTGGACAAGATCACCGCAACGCCCTCCCCGTCGGAGCTGATAATTCAGGACTTTGCAGTAATCATGATAATTGCATCGATCATGGCGCTCATCTCGTACAAGCTAAAGCAGCCAATGATAATGGCATTCATCCTAGCAGGCATGATAATAGGCCCGCACACACCACCGTTTAGCCTAATCACACATGTGGAGATACTGCATGTTTTTGCGGAAATTGGGATCATCCTGCTGTTGTTTGTCATAGGAATGGAGTTCCCAATTGAAAAGCTCAAAAACATTGGGAAAAAGGCCACCATAATTGCAATATCTGAGGCGTCTGGAACGTTTCTGGCAGGTTTTACAGCATCGCAGCTTCTCGGATTCTCGTTATTTGACAGCCTGTTCTTAGCACTTGCCATCTCTGTTACAAGCACCGTGATAATCATGAAGGTGCTCGAGGAGCTTGGCATGGTAAAGGACGAGGCGACCTACCTCATAGTGGGGATTGCGGTAATCGAGGATATCCTCATAATATCACTGCTAGCAGTCTTGCAGTCGGTTGGAGCAAGCGGAGGCCTATCTATTGTGGAGGTCGGCACATCCATTGGACTTGTAATTGCCTTCATTGTGGGCGTGATAGTCATTGGCTCCAAGATAGTGCCAAGGTGCGTAGACATTGTGGGCAGGACCAATCACAGCGAATTACTCATAATAGGGGTACTCGGCGTGGCATTCGGACTGTCCTTTATTGCGTTCAAGCTGGACATCTCTGTTGCTACTGGCGCATTCTTTGCAGGAGTCCTAATCGCAGAATCCAAGATGAGGGTGGCAACCAAGATAATTGCAACCCCGATCCGGGACATGTTCGGAGCATTGTTCTTCATATCTGTCGGGGCACTCATGGATATCAAACAACTACCGTTATTCATAATTCCTGCAGTAATTCTAGTCGTGGTATCTTTTGCGGCAAAGTTCCTCACCGTGTGGGCCGCATCCAGGGCGCAAAAGCTGGGCAAGACCACGTCACTGAGAACCGGAATCGGACTTTCGTCGTCAGGGGGCGAGCTTGCACTTGTTGCTGCAAAGGGCGGCGCAGATGTCGGTGTGACAAGCTCGTTCGTGCTCCCAATGGTTGGAGCAATGACTGTGATTACGACATTCATCTCGCCGTACGTGATAAAGTTCGGGTGGAAACTGACTGACAGAATTGAGGCAAAGGAAAAGACCAAAAACCCATAACGTATCCGTTCTTATTGGTGTGGTTTGCGCATTCCGACAAACTAGTCCTTAAGTGGCAAGGCGGTAAACAGTGTGCCTATGGACTATATCCAGTTGTACGACCAAATAATGAGACTCGACCAAAAGATCCGCTTTGTGGTAATAGTGGACATGGAGGGTCGAAAGATGAGTGGCGGTCAGCGCGATGGAATAAGCAATCACCTATCACCAGAAGACGAGCGCCAGTCAATACGCCATGCAATCGATGCGTGGAAGCTGAGGATGCACTTTACCGGATCAATTGGAAAAGGCAAGTACGCGTTTGCCGAATATGAAAAGATAAAGCGAATCACCATCCCAGTCGATGACAAGCACCTCATCTACATGACAGTCGAAGTCGATGCAGACCACACAAAAATAATCGACGAAATACTATCTGAGATACATGCATTATGCATTACAAGCATGGTGAAATAAATCACCTTTTTTTGTTATAATAATATAATTTTTACATAAAAGATCTGATCCACACAAATTCTTGTCCTATAATATAGATAGTCTTAAAAATCTTAATTGTATACCCTATACACGCTACAATACCCCGAATCAATAATTTCACATGCGGTAGAAGACAAGGTAGCCAAAAAACTCTACAAACATCTCAACTCAGTCGGCCTTGACTGTAAGCTAATCCCTGACGGGACGATGGATTTTGAGTATGATTATCAGAGATCATCACTTGACGGCCCGAATCCTGGAATTGCAAGCAGGGGCGTCATGAAGGTGACAGACCACATTGACTACATAGACATTCTCAAAAGAAAGACCGTTACAAAAAGCGAGTATGCTCCAGGCGGGAGATATGGCATGGGGATTGCAGAGGGAACTATGTGGAAGATGAGATATTTTTTGTCGTTTCCATCCGAGATACAAATGGGACCTCTAAACATAGGGACACTCACCAAGATCCTAAAAGGCAAGTTCCACTCAAAGGTGGAGGACTTTATCTGGGATGGATACGGAAAACTGACGACACTGCCGCCAGGAATGATTCCAGACGATGTGATTGCAGTGCTGAACGGTGACTCTGTACTGCGGGAACTGATGCTGCATGCACTCCTAAAGGAGAGAATCATAACAATATCTGTGTATACACCAAAGACCAAAGTAAATTATGACTATCTGGAAATAGTAAAAGATGACTCTTACTGGTACAAGTACAAGCCAAAAAAAGAATCGTACGCAAAGATCGTGATAACCACCGACTGGAAACCGCAAAAAGACCTGTTCATAGATGAGGAGACTGCCGCAATGTACCAGAGGATCGCGCAAAACATCAAATCTACTGTCGACAAGCTGCGCTACCATCTAGTCAAATAATTTTACTATTCTGCCTCTCTTGTAACTAACTTTTCCATTACTACATCTGTCGGAATGTTCTGCTCAACTGCAAACGATATCGATGACAGGTTTCGTATCTCATAGTCAATCAGCTTTATGATGGATACGACCGTGGAAAAGCTGAAAATGCGCACAAATTCCGCATTGTACGCCTCAAATATGCGCCTGTCAAACAATCGCTCAAACTCGCCTATTGCGTCAATTGGGTTTTCGCTCTGCGGCATGATGTCCCTGTATTTTGTGGCTGCAAGCTCGTTTAGTGCATTTTTTACGGAATCTGCAGATATCATTCTGGTGAGGATCTCCTTTGAGTTTGACGACATCTGGGGGACCAGCAGCGCCTGTATCTGGTTTTCGTCGATTCCCCAGAACTTGCCCCTCAAAATGCACATGATGTCATAATAGTCAACCTCCATTCCGCACAAGTGGTGCAGTCCAAAGTCTGCCGAGTTTTTCAGGACGTGCGAGAGGTTCTCGTAGAAGAACTTGTCAAAGTATGTGTCGATTATCTGTATCTGCTTTTTCTCACTGTACAACGAGTACGCCTTTTCCACCTCGTCGCCAATACCGATCGGCTTTAGGGAATTCACTGCATCCTCCAAGTCCTTTGCAATTAGCGCCTTTAACACCACATCTCTTTCCTTGATGAGCTCCTCAGCATGCAGGCTGATTGCCGACTCTATTTGCTCCTGAGTGCGCCCAAGAATCTTGCCCTTTAGTATTATCTTTAGGTTCCTCAGGATGAATCTCAGATAATACGCAAACAAGACGTTGGAACCGCCGGATGCCTGCATCATTCTGTAGTGCAGGTCGGCCTGCCTTTCGCGCAACGCAATCTCTATTTTTTGTGACGTGTATGGTTTTGTTACCTTTGATATCGTGTCGGAATATGTGGTGTTTTTGATTCTGGTGACAAACTCATCTAGGTCGCGTGACTCTGCGAGCATCTGAAAGTCTTTTCTTGAAAACAATTTCCCCTTTAGGCTGTATGACTTTACCCCGGCATACACCAAAAGTGATGAGGTGGACATGCCCGAGTCTTGTTCTAGTCGTTAATGACTTTTATTAAATTGCAAAAAAATCAACTAAAATTATGGATATTTTAGCTGAAAATGAAATATTTACCTGATTTGGGATGTTTTTTGTAATTTTTAATTGATGCCTAAACGTCCAAACTAAATACCGAATGCATTTTGCATATGTAGTGCAAATTCCAGATCAATCTCTATGTAAATCCAAAATGATTGACAGAACGTGATTTTTAGATTTAATACGTAAAACGTGGTCCTCTTGCTACGGCGATGGGTGCAAGTGTTATTTTTTTCGCCACTTTCGAGCAGCCTTTTGGTCTGCCGCTCTCTGGTGTTTTCCTTTCTTTCTTAGAGGCATGATGGCTCTCTAAAACGCGGCTAGTTATTTGTTACCATTGCAGAATTTCTGGGAAAATCCGCAGTTTTTGCATAGCCAGTGAAATTAATTAGTACAATTTTGCTCTAAACTATGTTGAAGCGTGTGGGGATACTTGGATGCGGTGCAATCGGCACACAAATTGCACTTGCAATAGATTCAGGCAAAATACCTGCGGAACTTACTCACATTTATGATTTTGATCGAGCAAAATCAGAAGCACTTGCATCGAGGCTGAAAAAAAGGCCGGAGATTGTGGAAAACCCTCACATGCTATCCTCAAACCCTGTAGATATTGTGGTAGAGGCCGCATCGCAGGATGCCGTAAAAAACCACGCATTGAGCATACTGCAAAACCGGCGCGACCTAATGATAATGAGTGTTGGCGCACTGCTTGACGAATCCGTCTTTGAGATACTGTACGAGGCGTGCAAAGAGTTCAAGAAAAAAATCTACCTTCCATCAGGAGCAATCGCAGGACTTGACGCGCTAAAGTCTGTCAAGGACGAGCTGTACTCTGTCACCATAACAACAACAAAGAATCCAAAGTCCCTCAAAGGTGCGAAATACTTTGAGACTAGCAAGATTCTAGCAGATGACATTAATGAAAAGACCATTCTCTTTGACGGAATTGCAAAGGACGCAGTAAGACTGTTCCCGGCAAACATCAATGTAGCGGCGTTGCTCAGCCTGGCAGGACTTGGAAGCGAAAAGACTGCTGTCCGAATAGTCGCAGACCCAAACACTGACAAAAACACCCACCAGATAGACATTCAGGGAAAATTCGGCAAGATCTCTGTAACTGTGGAAAACGTCCCAGACCCCACAAACCCAAAGACAAGTCGCCTTGCGATACTTTCTGCAATAGAATGCCTAAAGAACGCATGCACAGACGACATCAAAATAGGCACGTGATTTCGGATTCATTGGTCTGAATTTCTTACTATTGTGTCTGCCATCTGTACTGGCGATTTTTTAAAAATTCACCTTCCCAGAAAACAGCGTGTCCGTTAACGCGGTGTCATTTTCTACGTGCATCTGAAAAAGAATCCTTGTGTGGATGTGCCTGAAAGTCTTGGCAAGAATTGCCGCAATATCGTGCCTGATTGAAAATTCGCACTCTGATCTCAGTCTTTAAATGAATAACGGGATCATTGTTATGATCGTATGTTAGCCGACAAAATCCTGGATCTCAAAAAGGAAAAAGACGTAGTCATACTGGCACACAACTACCAACTTCCGGAGGTCCAAGACGTTGCGGATTTTGTCGGAGACTCTTTGGGATTATCAAGGCAGGCGGCAAAGACGCCACACAAGACCATTCTGTTTTGCGGCGTCCACTTTATGGCAGAGACTGCAGCCATTATATGCCCTGACAAAAAGGTCCTCATTCCGGACCTTGCTGCAGGATGCTCACTTTCAGATTCTATCAATTTGGAGCAGCTGAAAAGCTGGAAGAGAGAGCACCCGGGCGCAATCGCAGTCGGATACGTAAACACCACTGCCGAGATAAAATCCGAGCTTGACTATTGCTGCACATCATCAAACGCAGTAAACGTGGTAAAGGCAATCCCTGAAGACAGGGAGGTGCTATTCCTGCCAGACATGTTCCTTGGCTCATACGTTGCCAAAGTGACAGGACGAAAGAACATGTAC
The Candidatus Nitrosotenuis cloacae DNA segment above includes these coding regions:
- a CDS encoding DUF6293 family protein yields the protein MHTVDTIMSNLSALRVHIAPVGFEIDRVVISAKNMKADKVWLLVHDKPGADKATPYVEKIQKQLQKEQIKVVKEHHDRLDLFKIIKSVKKIIESERGNTIYVNLASGSKIQAIGLMMACMMFNENNVIPFYAEAAEYPGFAGKQMSYGVKNLMQIPTYQIHTPKQELISALRIIQENSGRLTKKQMAEIAEKENLISVNAKEENLTQARFASLDKNIIQPLEDEWKFIKVEKIGRNRWIKITQDGINASEFLI
- a CDS encoding winged helix-turn-helix domain-containing protein codes for the protein MVHEYRDRIYIRKDILLKLYEHGELNQSKLMSYCGLNNVKHRGILDDMVKKDIIVRVEEPWGSKSIIKYKISQKGNDILKAVLEPYEELFPRKDSDE
- a CDS encoding cation:proton antiporter → MEFDFSQIQKLVLDKITATPSPSELIIQDFAVIMIIASIMALISYKLKQPMIMAFILAGMIIGPHTPPFSLITHVEILHVFAEIGIILLLFVIGMEFPIEKLKNIGKKATIIAISEASGTFLAGFTASQLLGFSLFDSLFLALAISVTSTVIIMKVLEELGMVKDEATYLIVGIAVIEDILIISLLAVLQSVGASGGLSIVEVGTSIGLVIAFIVGVIVIGSKIVPRCVDIVGRTNHSELLIIGVLGVAFGLSFIAFKLDISVATGAFFAGVLIAESKMRVATKIIATPIRDMFGALFFISVGALMDIKQLPLFIIPAVILVVVSFAAKFLTVWAASRAQKLGKTTSLRTGIGLSSSGGELALVAAKGGADVGVTSSFVLPMVGAMTVITTFISPYVIKFGWKLTDRIEAKEKTKNP
- a CDS encoding V0D/AC39 family V-type ATPase subunit, with the protein product MSTSSLLVYAGVKSYSLKGKLFSRKDFQMLAESRDLDEFVTRIKNTTYSDTISKVTKPYTSQKIEIALRERQADLHYRMMQASGGSNVLFAYYLRFILRNLKIILKGKILGRTQEQIESAISLHAEELIKERDVVLKALIAKDLEDAVNSLKPIGIGDEVEKAYSLYSEKKQIQIIDTYFDKFFYENLSHVLKNSADFGLHHLCGMEVDYYDIMCILRGKFWGIDENQIQALLVPQMSSNSKEILTRMISADSVKNALNELAATKYRDIMPQSENPIDAIGEFERLFDRRIFEAYNAEFVRIFSFSTVVSIIKLIDYEIRNLSSISFAVEQNIPTDVVMEKLVTREAE
- a CDS encoding aspartate dehydrogenase, which gives rise to MKRVGILGCGAIGTQIALAIDSGKIPAELTHIYDFDRAKSEALASRLKKRPEIVENPHMLSSNPVDIVVEAASQDAVKNHALSILQNRRDLMIMSVGALLDESVFEILYEACKEFKKKIYLPSGAIAGLDALKSVKDELYSVTITTTKNPKSLKGAKYFETSKILADDINEKTILFDGIAKDAVRLFPANINVAALLSLAGLGSEKTAVRIVADPNTDKNTHQIDIQGKFGKISVTVENVPDPTNPKTSRLAILSAIECLKNACTDDIKIGT
- the nadA gene encoding quinolinate synthase NadA; the protein is MLADKILDLKKEKDVVILAHNYQLPEVQDVADFVGDSLGLSRQAAKTPHKTILFCGVHFMAETAAIICPDKKVLIPDLAAGCSLSDSINLEQLKSWKREHPGAIAVGYVNTTAEIKSELDYCCTSSNAVNVVKAIPEDREVLFLPDMFLGSYVAKVTGRKNMYIWAGECHVHAGIRSEEIHKKLDAYANSELLVHPECSCTSQIMYDVAVGDYKNRQVQIMSTEGMMNYAKQSGAKNFVVATETGILYRMQQQNPEKSFVPASNNAVCQYMKMITLDKVYNSLLEEKYEVRVPKPIADKARLAINRMLAIS